In Methanofollis aquaemaris, the genomic window CCCTCGACATTCTCACCAAGTGCCTTGGCGATGTCAACAAAGCGCTCTGGTGCGGCGATGAGGTTGAACTTCTGGACATGCGGCAGGAGGATGGCGTTGCAGACACCGTGCGGCAGGTTGTAGAGCCCTCCGAGCTGGTGCGCCATGGCGTGGACGTATCCGAGGCTGGCGTTGTTGAAGGCGATACCGGCGAGGTACTCGGCGTGGGCCATCATGTCGCGGGCATGGATGTCGTCGCCGTTGGCGACTGCCGGGCGGAGCCATTTGCCGATGAGATGGATGGCCATGAGGGCGGCGGCGTCGGTGGTCGGCGTGGCGATGGTGGAGACATAGGCCTCGACTGCGTGCGTGAGGGCGTCCATGCCGGTGGCGGCGGTGAGTGCGGGCGGCATGCTGACCATCAGTTCGGGGTCGTTGATCGCAACCTTGGGGGTCATCTTCCAGTCGACGAGGGCCATCTTGACGTGCCGTCGGGTGTCGGTGATGACCGCGAAGTTGGTCATCTCAGAGGCCGTGCCCGCGGTGGTGTTGACGGCGATGAGTGGCGGCAGGGGTTCCCTGACCTTGCCGGCACCCTCGTAATCATAGATCGTCCCGCCGTTGGTGGCGATGATCCCGACGCCCTTGGCGCAGTCCATCGGGGACCCGCCGCCGGCGGCGACGATCATATTGCAGCCCTCTTTCTTGTACATCTCGGCGCCCTTGTGGACGGCGTTGTCGGTCGGGTTGGGCTCGGCGCCAGGATAGATCACAAAATTGACCCCGGAATCCTTGAGGAGTGCGCCGACTTCATCGGCGAGTGCCTTTCCGTGTTTCCCGATGCCGCAGACAATGAATGCTTTCTTTGCCCCCAGCATCTTTGCCCAGGTTCCAATTTCTTTCACCGCTCCGGCGCCCATGAGGGCGACCGGCGGGTTCAGATAGGTGGATGTCATCTCTTTTTCCCCTCCGTATCAGGCACCACAACAGGTGCCCTGTGAAGGGGACAGACTCTCTGAAACCATAAAAGATTTTGCCAGGTTCGGGAGATTTTCCGGACTCCTCGCCGGAAACGGTCTACATCTCTTGAGACCTTTGTCTCCTGCCGGTCGGGGTTGTGCCTCTCTGTTCTGAGTGTCTGGGGAAGAAACGATGATTCGGGGGTATGGGGTGGCTGAATGTTGTCGGTGCGGTCTTTTCCATTCTGAGAAGGCGCAGTCTTCTCGGGGTATGGTGTCAGGTCCGGACCTGAACTGGGAGTGAGAGGGGATGAGATGAGGGTGATGATCACATCTGGTCTTCGGGGATCTCCCGTGACCAGGAGGGTGATGGGAACTGGGCACCTCGCCATCCCCGGAGATCCCGACGGCTGAGGTTGCCGCCCCCTTCGATGAAAAAAGAAGAACGTCGGATCTATTTGAAGTAGACCCCGACGTCCCGCATCTTGCTGAACCGTGCGATGTTTATGACAAGCGGGGTGATGGCCTCGATGTACGACGAGACCGCCAGCGGCCCGGCGTTCAGGGCCTTGAGTTCGGAGATCGAGTTGACCAGTTCCATGACACGTTCTTTTGCGTCGTCAAAGTCCGAACAGACACAGACCGAGTAGTCGAGGGGTTCGGAGAGTTGCTGCCACTTGCCGGCCGGGATGTTGTTGAAGGCGGCGACGACCTTTGATTCCGGCAGGAGTTTCTGAAGTTTTTCTGCAGCCGATCCTTCCTCCGGCGGGTTGTACTTGAAGAACTCGGTTCTGACCAT contains:
- a CDS encoding iron-containing alcohol dehydrogenase, with protein sequence MTSTYLNPPVALMGAGAVKEIGTWAKMLGAKKAFIVCGIGKHGKALADEVGALLKDSGVNFVIYPGAEPNPTDNAVHKGAEMYKKEGCNMIVAAGGGSPMDCAKGVGIIATNGGTIYDYEGAGKVREPLPPLIAVNTTAGTASEMTNFAVITDTRRHVKMALVDWKMTPKVAINDPELMVSMPPALTAATGMDALTHAVEAYVSTIATPTTDAAALMAIHLIGKWLRPAVANGDDIHARDMMAHAEYLAGIAFNNASLGYVHAMAHQLGGLYNLPHGVCNAILLPHVQKFNLIAAPERFVDIAKALGENVEGLSTIDAANKAIDAIRTLSADIGIPPGVKSLGAKEGDIPTLAENAMKDICNLTNPRKATKEEVMEIYKEAM
- the npdG gene encoding NADPH-dependent F420 reductase, with the translated sequence MKVGIIGGTGGIGQGMALRLSQNHTVYIGSRIEEKAQAACELCGYALKVLGMPFDLLPTTNQGVVDESEIVVFSIPAENLERTIEGLTGLEGKTVISLMNPMVRTEFFKYNPPEEGSAAEKLQKLLPESKVVAAFNNIPAGKWQQLSEPLDYSVCVCSDFDDAKERVMELVNSISELKALNAGPLAVSSYIEAITPLVINIARFSKMRDVGVYFK